The Papaver somniferum cultivar HN1 chromosome 3, ASM357369v1, whole genome shotgun sequence genome includes a region encoding these proteins:
- the LOC113359938 gene encoding F-box/kelch-repeat protein At3g06240-like — protein sequence MAICLFFTCFLHSLSGVQKPEREKMRNRSSMIPEEVFFEILIRLPVKSILRCKSVCKSWLSLISKPNFAKFHLDIAVERKNSRSLILRGHNELIYSRVYDESLKSPSFSEIDEDFVVGIEDYPLKSSGFRIKLVGSCNGLVCLLFYDNDRVSSSVEEIFCVWNPATKEFKKIHFQLSESFEICKYAFGYDCQNDDYKLLRLAFGGAVSVYTLGSNSWKTIPSRKHYWLSYGKEVVVNGYIHRFAVPRNQLDQMIIVSLDISNENSKKFNYRKKFLSTNAWILLLMEFWKGASVYLLRLMRLVLKSG from the coding sequence ATGGCAATTTGCCTTTTTTTCACTTGTTTTCTCCACTCTCTCTCTGGAGTTCAAAAGCCCGAAAGAGAGAAAATGCGCAACCGCAGCAGCATGATTCCAGAAGAGGTTTTCTTTGAAATCTTGATAAGATTGCCAGTCAAATCCATACTAAGATGTAAGTCTGTTTGTAAATCTTGGTTGTCTCTAATTTCTAAACCTAATTTTGCTAAATTCCATCTTGATATTGCTGTTGAAAGAAAAAACAGTAGAAGTCTCATTCTAAGAGGCCACAATGAGTTAATCTATTCTAGAGTTTATGATGAATCTCTAAAATCGCCATCATTTAGTGAGATCGATGAAGATTTTGTTGTTGGAATTGAAGATTACCCATTGAAATCTTCAGGTTTTAGAATTAAATTGGTTGGGTCTTGCAATGGTCTTGTTTGTCTTTTGTTTTATGATAATGACCGGGTGAGTTCTAGTGTGGAAGAAATTTTCTGTGTTTGGAACCCAGCAACTAAAGAATTCAAGAAGATACATTTTCAGTTATCAGAGTCATTTGAAATTTGCAAATATGCTTTTGGTTATGATTGCCAGAATGACGACTATAAGTTGCTACGTCTTGCATTTGGAGGTGCAGTTAGTGTTTATACATTAGGCTCAAATTCGTGGAAAACCATTCCATCCAGAAAGCATTACTGGTTGTCTTATGGGAAGGAGGTAGTTGTTAATGGATATATTCATCGGTTTGCTGTACCAAGGAACCAGTTGGACCAGATGATCATAGTATCATTGGATATCAGTaatgaaaattcaaagaaattcaACTACCGAAAGAAGTTTTTGAGTACAAATGCTTGGATATTATTGCTAATGGAGTTTTGGAAGGGTGCCTCTGTTTACTTGTTAAGGTTGATGAGGTTGGTGTTGAAGTCTGGGTAA